CACAATCAAGATGGCACCAGGGGCATTGATCGTCACAACCGACACAGGCAGAACAACGCCACTATACGACTCTGACAGCTCGTACTCTGCACATTCAGTACAAGCTCCCAGTCGGCAAGTTGAATACAGAGGCTATGATCACGTTACCTGGTAAGACTTATCTTCTCACCGCGCCATACTGCCGCTAACTCTCCAGGTGGGTTGGCAATGCGAAGCAAGTTGCACAGTATTACACAACACGACTAGGCTTCGAGCCTGTAGCGCACAGAGGTCTGGAAACTGGATCCCGATTCATTGCGAGTCACGTCGTACAGAACAACGGTGTCCGTTTCGTCTTCACATCCCCTATCCGATCGTCAACTCGGCAGACCCTCAAAGAAGCTCCACCACAAGAGCAAGGACTCCTGAACCAGATTTACGACCACCTGGACAAACATGGCGATGGTGTGAAAGATGTAGCGTTCGAGGTCGATGATGTTCACGCCGTCTACGAAAACGCCATGAACAATGGCGCCGAATCAGTCCTCCCTCCCCATCTTGACTCCTCAGACGACGGTGATGTCCTTTCCGCATCAATACGAACCTACGGGGACACAACACACACCTTCATCACCCGCACAACTTACACTGGCGCCTTCCTTCCCGGCTACCGCGCCTCCACAATAAAAGACCCCGTCAACGCATACCTCCCACCAATCAACCTCGAAGCCATCGACCACTGCGTCGGCAACCAAGACTGGGACGAAATGGACGAAGCCTGCTCCTTCTACGAACGCTGTCTCGGCTTTCACCGTTTCTGGAGCGTGGACGACAAGGACATCTGCACAGATTTCTCCGCTCTCAAATCAGTAGTAATGTCCTCTGCCAACGACGTCGTCAAGATGCCCATCAACGAGCCCGCCACGGGTAAGAAGAAATCGCAAATTGAGGAATACGTTGACTTTTACAATGGCCCTGGCGTTCAGCATATTGCGCTGCGAACACCGAACATTATCGAGGCTGTTACGAATCTCAAAGCAAGAGGCGTGGAGTTCATATCAGTGCCGGAGACGTATTATGAGAGTATGAGGATGAGGCTGAAGCAGGCGGGTGGGAAGCTGAATGAGTCCTTTGAGACAATCCAGAGATTGAATATTCTGATTGATTTCGACGAAGGAGGGTATTTGCTTCAGCT
Above is a genomic segment from Fulvia fulva chromosome 3, complete sequence containing:
- a CDS encoding 4-hydroxyphenylpyruvate dioxygenase produces the protein MAPGALIVTTDTGRTTPLYDSDSSYSAHSVQAPSRQVEYRGYDHVTWWVGNAKQVAQYYTTRLGFEPVAHRGLETGSRFIASHVVQNNGVRFVFTSPIRSSTRQTLKEAPPQEQGLLNQIYDHLDKHGDGVKDVAFEVDDVHAVYENAMNNGAESVLPPHLDSSDDGDVLSASIRTYGDTTHTFITRTTYTGAFLPGYRASTIKDPVNAYLPPINLEAIDHCVGNQDWDEMDEACSFYERCLGFHRFWSVDDKDICTDFSALKSVVMSSANDVVKMPINEPATGKKKSQIEEYVDFYNGPGVQHIALRTPNIIEAVTNLKARGVEFISVPETYYESMRMRLKQAGGKLNESFETIQRLNILIDFDEGGYLLQLFTKPLMDRPTVFLEIIQRNNFDGFGAGNFKSLFEAIEREQELRGNL